TATGggatttcatttcattatactTGCCTAGACTagataataattaatatatgatatttatcaaCTCTGGAAACAGGAGTTATGTCATGACACAGGTATGGTAATTAAGAGCTGCTCAATAAATCAACTGGCTAGATTTACAGCtagggacaaaatatatatattatacaacacaaagtcaagtttaatatctaaatacatatGATAgctgtaaaaacaaaatgaggTTACCTGCTAACTGTTTAATTTTGTCCCGAATCCCCTTTTCCTGAATATTTATAGCCACACGATTTGACATGTTTGTTCCAAAGTCTTAATCACTATCTCTGATGTAACCTTGAATATGCCAATTTTTTTGCAGTCATGCAAATatcaatatggccgacaggtcCACACCCTGAGCAGTCGTCCTTCGACTTTCAGGTTACTATGCCCTTCAAACTATATCCACATAGTAAAATTATGCATGAAGtcgtttatgtatatatatatatatatatatatatatacaagttttAAACTCTTAAGTTTTCCTGTCGCACACACACATGTCCTTCATGGTATCTCGACAAACCAGAGATTTCCGTCGTAATCCTGACAACTTCCTGTTAATTCAGTCTATAAAATACAACTCTGCACATATCTCTGTGAAGAAAACAAACACATCGACAACAGACTCGCCCTAAAtgggaaagattttttggggTGATGAATTGATAAGCAGCcaaacaaaacaatgagacaCTCTACACTATTATCTGGTGTGGACATTGCTCTGTAGGACAGTCAAGGTTACGCTAACAATCTGAAAGACCTAGAAATCGGAGATAAAGGACAGGGGCTTCAGAACTTGAACAGAAAAGACCTGTGTGACACAAGACATTGGATAACCTGGAGAACTTAATCTAAGGAGTAAACAGCTTGGCAGTTTTTAAAGGTATGTTcttattttcattaatgaaaGATGATTCATCTGAGTCagtataaacaaaaaaatttatCATATGCACAGTGAGATTATCATAACCTGTAAATGAATTTAAGTAGAGCACTCAATGACAGCTAGCATTCCAAATACTTCCCTGATGACTCGAGGCTATttcaatgtacatgtgtatgcatTGTCTAATTATGCATGAAAACTAACCCTGAGGCAaagatttaaaacattatttttcaaaataattctcAAACATTCTCAagataatttcaaatattggaaaactgaaataaaattttacaaaagaaTATCTAAATTCCCTCCATTTAATAGTCATTACCAGTTTACATGAAGCTACATACAGTTTTACCATACATGTCTCTTAATTATCATGTAAAATGACTTAGTCAACATGTATTATTGTAGCCAAACATGAAATGTGTTTATAATGCCAATGTTGCAAAGCCACATTTCAGACCTTTAGTATATGTATACCTAATGCACGCCAGCACCTAATATGGGTGGCACAAGCTAAGGGTCACATGACTAGCATCCTTCAAGGTGGCACAGGAGCCACAGGACTAGCGTCATTCATGGTGTCACAATAGCCACATGACCAGCACCTTCCCTGGTGGCACAAGGGTCAAATGCCCGGCACCTCCAGGTGGTGGCACTAGAGCCACATGACCAGCACCCTTTGTGGTATCAAAAGGTCACAAACCCAGTTCCACTAAGTGGTGGCACTAGAGCCACATGACCAGCACCCTTTGTGGTGGCAAGTGTCACACACCTGGCACCACCAGAAAGTGGCACAAGAGCCACATGACCGGCACCCTTTGTGGTGTCAAACCCAGTTCCCCTTGGTGGTTGCACCATTAGATGACCTAAAAAGAGGGCCTAGATTAATTATTGACATTTATGGTATCTACTTATCTAGAATATGATAATTTAATCATTGCAAGAAAACCATAGGCAGATATAAAATGTTCCTTCAGCAACCTCAGGGCAACATTATGATATTGTGAACAGTGTAATCCCAAAGTAGGTATGGATCAATGTAAGAGCAGACATAGAGGCATTATTTAACAGGCCTCCTTACTCAACGCATAAGAGCCAACCTGTGTTAGGAATCAATATGGCCTCTCTGCAGTCTACTTCCTATTACTGTATGTAATACAGCTGGCTGCCTATTTACGACTTATGACAAATGTCAGTAAATATTTACTCTTCttttatcaattttcaaaacaatatggtAAATACTAAATAATACTCAAAAACAATAATATCTAGACAGAAATGGGGGCCCATGGGCCTTGATGGTCACCTAAACGAAGGTCCATGAGCCTTGATGGTCACCTAAACGAGGGCCCATGGGCCTTGATGGTCACCTAAACGAGGGCTCATAGCCCTTGATGGTCATCTGAGTTAAACATCTGACCATCTACAGTGTAATGTTAAGATAGCAATACATAACAAACATTTCACTGGTTGCCCAAGACATTGACGTCGGGCAAGTCAATTTTTACACCCATGGAATATGCCTAGAATTATTTGGCGAAGGATATTAGAAGACTAAATTTTGCTCCATCCACAGGGAGAAATCCTAGGTCCATGACATTTACCATTTCGATAAAATACTCTCTTTCCATTCAGGAAGAGTATTTGATTGTACCACATCTGGCTAATGAGATGTTTCCTAAAATTTCAATTTGCCCCCCACCTGCCCTTTCCCTCAACAAATAGTTATATGTTTGAAGTAAAGTTCACCCCCTCATAAGGAAATTAATATGTTTGGTTAAAAGGCTGAAAATATAATTGTAATTACATGTCAGTAtgcaaatagaaaaaaaatacagcataAAATGAAGTGGGAATGCAATCCGGACAAGTATATTTTAGAAGGGCACTTGTCCATCTGTCAAGTACATTGAAACATTTTTGCCACGCCCCTGGTtaaaaagtatatataccaATCTGTATGAAATTCTTTTGCAATAAGTTAAAGGTTCAACTATAAAATGACTGGAATAATATGGTGGAGGCCATTTTAGAACATGATTGTACAATCATAATTTTCATTtagaaaaaacattttgaacTTCTTCAGCTGTATAAATTAAATTTACATGAAGCTTACTAGGAATTATCCCAAAACAGTCCGGACtatgtggggttttttttcgtttttttctttttttgtaattttaagtgTTGTACAATCATTCTCAGTACTACTATACTGTTACTGAGTATGTGTATTCCACAATTAAAGTAAAATCACTGTTTCGGCACATGGGCCTTGCTTGCGTCTTTAGACAAAATGAAAAGTGATATTTAGCAGGTTTCACAGCAGTCAATTTATTTGTAAGTatcgtaaaattaatgtatCGGTTGACTGCATATCTGGAAATATCTTGAGAAAAGACTATATTCTAAGGTTGATTGGCCATTTGTGACAGGACCACATTCTGTGGTGAAGTTATACACACCAGTACATCtacctatatatacacagtaagcTAAGAGCATAGAGACAATCTGTATGGGATGCTAGGAGAGCTAACTTTTCAATGAAGACAAgacttaatacatggtaataatacACAGTAGATTGACACATGATAGTGTAATATgttcatttcatatatatatatatatatatatatgcaccaTATTAGACCGgaaatttcaactgtcaaaaccAAAGACAGCTGTCTGTCTGACACTTTGCTTTCAGGATCAGACTCAAAAATTAATGGATACAATGTTACTATCATTAACAACTGCCTTCAAGTACTTTCCTAGAAATCGCAACTACAAGgactgtttacagacagaccACAGACAAAGGATGAAGAGGGATTTGATTAAAGCAGAACACAGCTGAAACATTGTTCAGTACTTAAAACCTGTAAATGATGACGTTTGTGTTATAAGGATGATTTACCTTTAGTAACTATGAAATTATCACTATCACTGGTTTTATAAACGCTCTTTACTAACTTATAAATATCAGATATGAGGGACAGTTGCTCTTTACTAACTTTAATATAAATATCAGATATAAGGGAAAGTTAAGTGTGGGTAATTGATCCATCAGGCTGTGACATTTACATAACATATCCTGGTGTGATGCCCGACTCTAAGGGTATGAATTGATGGACTTTATCTTCAATCACctattggtatattatatattatatttttgtgatgACAGCATAAATGAAGTGATATTAGGCAGTTGAAAGCAATTGAAATAAGATGTAGCAGTTAATATCCCCCACACCCTGCTAGAGAAATGGAAACCATCAATACATGTGTAAATTTGGTTGTTTGCAATCGTTAGGGTTTCCAcaatttgtttccatggtaacagtaAAATTATGCAAAATACAAAGCACTACATACCAAAAGGCACTACCAGAGCAATGCATGTACCAGATTTTGCTATCTTAAACTGTTTCGGAGTTGCACTTCAGAATCAGAGTTTGATAGACGCATGGACAGAGGCCAATCAGGGAGTTCAATCTAAATTGTATTATAAAGCTTAAACACAGGCTTTTCTTCAATAGCTTTTTCTGTTGGTACTTTATGTTGTATGAAGTACCAAGATACATAGTATAATTATTCTAGATCCAAATCATAATATTATTTAAGCCACAAAAAGATTTAGCATGCTAGTTTACAGAACTAGCATTACTTATATTATAGAGGAATGCTGTGGGTCAATGAAACATTATATTAACAGACATGACATTAACAGGAGTtcactgtaaatatataaataattttacgATCCCTCAACCACAATTTTTATCTTCATAAATGACCATACACCAAAATTCACCCAGTATCTGACATGTCCCTTTGGACTAGAATGCAGAGTTACTGTAGTAATACAGACCTGCCACCCCGTATCTGACATGTCCCTTTGGACTAGAATGCAGAGTTACTGTAGTAATACAGACCTGCCAAAGCCTTGATTCTGGAGCGCTCAAAAAGCTTGGAGGAGTTGTTGCCAGCATCAAAATCTTCCTCCATCTGTCCGGGATCCCATCGGACCCCATTACTGTTATAGTTCTCAATCTCAGTCATGGCGGAGGGTCACCACTACCACAACCTCCTACAACAcaaaattatcagaaaataaggcacaaaacaataatacatatcATCTAGTTGTTATCTTTATTAACATGTCACATAACAATCTTCATCGGTTCCTTTCAAAATCATCATGCAGCAAGATATATGTCCCAGCAGACCTCTGTTAAAACttgaatatatatgttacatattcTAATTTCTATGCCTAATACAATATCATACCTGAATTGGTTTCATGTATATGAAATCTGTTGGATGTTAATTATAACATGTATGCTATATGCAGTGTTCATTTTAGATTTGTGAAAAGGGGGGCCATTGGGCCCCCTTGGGTTGAAAAAATGGGGTCATTGGCCAAAAAAGTAGGGCCAAGGTAAAAATTACACGAAAAATAATTTTAGTCTGACCACTAGTactgttataaattgtttgtttttttgttttttttctaaatcttCACATGCACATCAAAAATTCAAATGTCAGTCAATATCACATCAAGAAACATTTAATAAAAGTAATGAAGTATTACCagtataatttgttttgttgttttttttcttaatcttTCACATCAAAATTCACACAATTTCACATCAATGAAATGAATCATTATGATCCAGGAACAATGAACTCATCAAAAGGACCAGTCTGATCCAGAAACTTAAAAGTTGGCATCACTATTGTATGATCAAACAGTTCAGAGTTGCTTAGTTCATTTCATAACAAGGAACCTCAAGTTAGGAAAagatttttctttgtttctttgCCTTCCAGATTTTAACACTTTCACTAAAGTTAAACTCTTTAACTGGCAGTCCTTCAAGTGATACAGTTAACAGGTCATCAACTGTAGATGGCTTTATCCTGTTTCTGTAGCTAGTTTTGATTCTGTTTTGTCCACTAAAGCCACGTTCACAGTCAGCAGTGTGAATGGGAGCTGTCAATGCCAGGCCAGCTAAGGTCAACAAGTTGGGGAAATCATCCTTGTGGTAAGAGTTGATAAGACTCCACAGTACAGACAGTTTGTCCCTGGGATACCCTGAATTGAGCACAAGAGGTTTCAGCTGGTTCCATTCTTGTTTAGTTTTTTCTGTATCAATTATAGGATCAGTCTCCCCTTCTCCGTGCTGCTGGGTGGTTCCAAAGTGTGTGCAAAGGACCTCTATCTTCTCATTACCCCATGCCTCCAAATCTGACTTGCTGAGAAATGAGATAGGTCTCAATCCAAGGACACCATATGCATACATGATGTTACTGTCTTTCTTTGGGAACCTGTCATTCAACTTGGCGATCAGGCTTTCAATAAATTGTactctgtttttgtttacatcttGTGGCGTCTTTGTTATCAGATGTCCTTTGAAGTACATTTTACCATCAGTTTCTATCAGGTGTTCCTTAAGCTGCCCAAGATATGTGTTCTGTAAAGTATCTCCGTTCTTGTACTTCTCCAGTGTAGCAATACAGTTGTCTACAGAAACCTGTACCATCGCAACATCCAAGTCAGTTTTTTGGAACACTAGGCACATTTCAGTAATGATAGGAAGGATATCCATTAACATGTATGTTGTTGCAATGAACTTGTGGTTGGCCAATTTCCTTGAATATCCCTTAGCCTTTGCATCCTTTTCATTTGCAAACAAAGTGATAAGAGAATCTAGTGTTCTATATACTGACTCAACTGCTTTGTAAATTGACATCCATCGAACTTCATGGATTTCCCTGACCTTTAATGTAGGCTCTTCTAACAGTGATTGTATAGATGCCAGCTTCTCACACCTATTTGCAgatgctttaaagaaataaaacattccTGTAAGTGTCTCTTGGAATTCTTTTATGTAGGGTACATCACTTGCTGCTTGAGAACTGACAAGTGCAAGTCTATGTGCAATACAGTGGAAATTTAACATCATTGGGTTTTTCCTCATCAAATAACCAGTTACACCCTCCTTTTTACCAGTCATGACTTTTGCCCCATCACTCCCTAATCCCATAACTTTACTCATGGGAACATCCCTTTCCTCCAAACAAGATATTAATGCCTCTGCAACAGCTTTTCCAGTTCCATTTgcaattttcacattttcaatGAAATGGGTAGAGGGCTTATAAGTGTCCGGGTCTAACACACGAGCATACACTACCAGTTTCTTCTGCATGCCAATGTCTGTGCTCTCATCAGCAAAAATACTGATAAATGGTGATTTTGTTAACATCATGTTTATGTTACCTCTAATTGATGATGCGAGTGTTTCCAACATGTCATTAGCTGTTGAATCAGAAGTGTATGTAACATGCCCTTGAGATAGTTTGTCAATGTTTGGACAGtcgtttattttcaaaaattccaTCAAACTTGAATGTTTATGAAGGGGTAAGTTTTCCTTTGCAAGCCAATAAACAGACCTCATAGCTACCGACAGtgcattttctttttcatttgtaACGTTTTTAATTGCTGTGACAAAATCGGATTTCATATTTTCTGCTAAAACCGCAGCCTTGTGATCCTTTCCATCAGCATGCCTAGTCAGAGTGCTAGTACGGAAATTGGACGTACCTTCGGTCAAAGTGTTTACTTTCCGATGCTTTAAACACAAACTACACTgcatcacatttttttcttcgTTAAATGTCACCCATGAGAAGAGAGAAAACCATTTGCTCTGAAACACGCGGCCCGATGTCGATGATTCCGTTTGGTCCACCGGCTTATATTCAGTAATTTCAATGTCGGATTGCTCCGTATTTTTCACTGAAGCACCGTCCGATTGCGTTGTGGAATCATCGATCGTTCCGTCATTGTTATTATCTGACCGTTGACTCACCGAAAAATAGTGTAATACAGTTCGTTTTTTACTTTTCACGGACCCATCA
This DNA window, taken from Pecten maximus chromosome 3, xPecMax1.1, whole genome shotgun sequence, encodes the following:
- the LOC117324560 gene encoding zinc finger protein 862-like yields the protein MSSGKRKTPCDGSVKSKKRTVLHYFSVSQRSDNNNDGTIDDSTTQSDGASVKNTEQSDIEITEYKPVDQTESSTSGRVFQSKWFSLFSWVTFNEEKNVMQCSLCLKHRKVNTLTEGTSNFRTSTLTRHADGKDHKAAVLAENMKSDFVTAIKNVTNEKENALSVAMRSVYWLAKENLPLHKHSSLMEFLKINDCPNIDKLSQGHVTYTSDSTANDMLETLASSIRGNINMMLTKSPFISIFADESTDIGMQKKLVVYARVLDPDTYKPSTHFIENVKIANGTGKAVAEALISCLEERDVPMSKVMGLGSDGAKVMTGKKEGVTGYLMRKNPMMLNFHCIAHRLALVSSQAASDVPYIKEFQETLTGMFYFFKASANRCEKLASIQSLLEEPTLKVREIHEVRWMSIYKAVESVYRTLDSLITLFANEKDAKAKGYSRKLANHKFIATTYMLMDILPIITEMCLVFQKTDLDVAMVQVSVDNCIATLEKYKNGDTLQNTYLGQLKEHLIETDGKMYFKGHLITKTPQDVNKNRVQFIESLIAKLNDRFPKKDSNIMYAYGVLGLRPISFLSKSDLEAWGNEKIEVLCTHFGTTQQHGEGETDPIIDTEKTKQEWNQLKPLVLNSGYPRDKLSVLWSLINSYHKDDFPNLLTLAGLALTAPIHTADCERGFSGQNRIKTSYRNRIKPSTVDDLLTVSLEGLPVKEFNFSESVKIWKAKKQRKIFS